From the Finegoldia magna ATCC 29328 genome, the window GAATTGCTGTAACAGTACTTACATCTGCTATAGGCATAGTTGTAGGATTGTTGATAGGCTATTACGGCGGATGGTTGGACAATATTATAATGAGAATTATAGATTTCATCCAAATTCTTCCAACGATGATGATTATCATAGTATTCGTAACTATTGTTCCAAAATATTCGATGTTTACATTTGTAATGATATTTACAGTGTTCTACTGGACAGGAATGGCGAGACTTGTAAGATCAAAAGCTCTAGCTGAAAGCAAGAAAGACTATGTAAATGCATCGAAGACAATGGGAACTAGCGATTTGAAGACGATGTTTACAGGAATATTACCAAATATTTCTTCAATATTAATAGTAGATATGACATTAAGTTTCGCCGGTAACATCGGTATTGAAACTGGACTAAGCTTTCTAGGTTTTGGGCTTCCACCATCAGATCCATCACTTGGAACGTTGGTATCATTAGCCAGAAAACCAGAAGTTATTCAAGACAAATTATATGTATGGTTACCCGCATCATTATTGATATTGGTAATGATGTTGTGTATAAATTACATCGGTCAAGCATTAAGAAGAGCTTCCGATGCAAAACAAAGGAAAGGATAAGGGTGAAAATAATGAAAAAGAAATTCAAATCATTATTAGCTATCTTTTTAGTATTAGCATTCGTACTTACTGGATGTGGAAATTCAAAGAAAGATAGCGGAAAATCTTCAGACTCAGGTTCTAAACAAGAATCTAGTACTGGAAAGAAAGTTAATGAAGAAAACAAGGGCAACATAGTCGGAGAAAAAATGGGCGGCGGTGTTGTTGTTGAAAACGAAGGCGAACCAATTAAAGGTGGTACATTTAGAGTAGGTATTCCTACAGACTCACCATTTAAAGGTATATTCAACAACACATTATACGATGACAACTACGACTGGAACATCATTGGACCTACAATGTATACAGCAGCAAACGCTGGAGAAAGCTTGGAATTGAGAGATTCTGGAGCTGAAAAATTTGAATGGGATGAAAAAGCAAAAACTGCTACTATTAAACTTTCAGACTCATTCAAATGGAATGATGGAAAACCAGTTACTGCAAAAGACATTATAATCAACTACCTAATCATCGGTCACAAGGACTATCCTGGTGTACGTTATGATGATGATATGATTAATATCGTTGGTATGGAAGATTATCACGCTGGAAAAACAAAAGACATTTCTGGTGTTAAAGAAATCGACAACAAAACAGTTCAAATCCAATTTAAAGAATGGGTACCATCAATCAAATGGGGCGCTGGAATCTGGGCTGAACCAAATAGCTATGATCAATTAAAAGATATACCAGTAAAAGATATAATCTCTTCTGACCCAGTTAGAAAGAACCCTAAATCAGCAGGACCTTTCTACATTTCAAATGTAGTTCCTGGACAATCAGTTGAATTTTCAGCTAACGAACACTTCTGGGGTGGAAAACCAAAAATCGATAAAGTTGTAATGGAAAGAGTTCCAAGTTCACAAATCTTAGCTTCATTAAAAGCTGGCAAATACGACTATATCGCAGGTGGAGCACCTTCAGATACATTCAAAGAAATATCAGAATTAAAAGGATACAAAGTAGCAAGATTCCAAGATATGGCTTACACTTACTTAGGATTTAAATTAGGTAAATGGGACAAAGCTAAAGGCGAAGTTGTTGTAGATCCTAACGCTAAGATGGCAGATGTTAACTTACGTAAAGCTATGGGTTACGCAGTTGACAACAATGCTGTTGGTGAAAAATTCTATTTAGGATACAGATCACAAGCAACATCAGTTATAATTCCAATCTTCAAGGACTACTTCAATACAGACCTTAAAGGATACAACTACGATCCAGAAAAAGCTAAAAAATTATTAGACGAAGCTGGATATAAAGACGTTAACAACGATGGATTCAGAGAAGACAAAAATGGTAAACCATTGGTAATCAAATTTGCTTCAATGGCAGGTGGAGATATCGCTGAACCATTAGCAAAATACTACATGCAATGTTGGGAACAAGTAGGATTGAAAGTTGAATTAACAGGCGGAAGACTAATCGAATTCAACGCATTCTATGACAAACTTAAAAACGACGATCCAGAAATCGACGTATTCCAAGGTGCATGGTCAACCGGTACTAACCCTGATCCATCAGGATTATTCAGTAAGAATGCATCATTCAACTACTACAGATACACTAATCCAGAAATGCAAAAAGCATTGGATAAGATTTCTGATGGTAAAACATCTGATGAAGATAGAGCACAAGCTTACAAAGACTTCGCTAAAGTAATGGAAGACAATGTACCATTGATTCCAACACTTTACAGAGAAGCTTTATCTCCAATCAACAAGAGAGTTAAGAAGTTTGATTTCAGATACGTTCAAGATCTTAACAAAGATGACTTCAGATGGAATCAAATCGAACTTACAGCAGAAGAACCTCTAAAAGAATAATAGATTTTAGAATTAGTGGGGTGTAAATTTACACTCCACTTTTTTGTGCAAAATCTGTAAAAATAGGTAAAATATAACGTTTTCGTTTATTGACTTATTCTTTGTTATTCATTAGAATATTAGAGAGGTGTAATGAATGAAGCGAAAAAATATTATTGCTGTAGTTTTGTTAACTGTGTTAATATTTGTTGGTGCTTTTGTGGGATTAAATATTTTAAATTCATCAAAGGCAGAAAAATTAGATAAATTGGCTCACCAATGTATAGTAGATGGTAATTACCAAAAAGCAGTTGACTATTACAGCGAATTATACGATAGAACAAACGATGGATCTTATATTGATAAGAAACGTGAAGCTGTGGAGCTACTATCCTCCAAGAATAATTACGATTATGGTGTAAATTATTTGAAGGAAATGAAGTATATCGACGCAGCAAAAAGTTTTTTGAAAGTAAGTAACAAAGACAATGTCAACTATCAAAAAGCACAACAAAGATTGCAAGAAAGCACTCAAGCGGTGATAATTGCTAGTGATTCATTTGCTGAAGATGACAATTTTGATGCAAGCTTGAACATGTTAAACTCATATGCACGAGTTATGCCACATGAAACGCTTGTAATTGATAAAATAAAAGAAGTAAAAAAAGCAAAGAATCAATACAATGAAAAGAAACAAGAAGAAGAAAAACAACGTGCATTGTCTGAGAAAAAAGAAAAAGAAGCTAGAGAAAAAGCTGAAAAACTAGCCAGTGAATCAGCGGAAGAATTAAAGAAAGAAAAAGAAAACTCAAAGAATCAATCTAACAAAGATTACAGTTATGAAACAGATGATAACAGAAGACTTATTGACTTGTGTATACGTCTTGTAGGTAAAACTTATTTGGTAACTACAGATAATGCCAAAATTTACGAAGAACCAAGCAATAAATCACAAATGATTTCTTCAATTCCTATTGGAAGTGAAGTTTACATTTATGAAGCAAAGCCTGATTCAGGTCAAAGAGTATGGTGTCATGCGATAATTAAAAGTGCAGATTCACTAAAATCGTACGATGCATGGATATCATCAAACAACTTAGAAATTAACGATTAAGCTCTCAATAATGAGAGCTTTTTTAGTAGAAAGGGGTGTGTTATGGATTTAAATTTTTTGCATTTTGATTTGGATGCTTTCTTTGCGTCTTGTGAAATTCTCGATAATCCAAAATTGAAACACGTCCCTATGGTTGTTGGTGGAAGAAGTCAGAGAGGGATTATTACTACTGCAAATTACGAAGCAAGAAAATACGGTCTACATTCTGCGATGCCAATATTTCAAGCGAAAAAAATTGTTCCAAACCTTGTTATAGTTGCTCCTGATTTCGAGAAATACAGAAGAAATAGCGAGAAAGTTTTCAAGGTATTGTCGAGCTTTTCTAATAAGATTCAAAAAATGAGTATAGATGAAGGTTGCATGGATATTTCTCATATTAGAATGGATAGATTAGAATTGGCAAACTTAATCCAAGAAAATGTTAGGATAAAAACAGGACTATCTATTTCAATTGGAATTAGCTACAACATGAGCCTTGCAAAGCTTGCGTCAGATTGGAACAAGCCTCATGGAATCAAAATCATCACACAAGATGATATTCCAAATATTTTGTTGGATTTAAAGGTTGGTAAGATTCAAGGAATCGGGAGAAAATCTGAAGAAAAATTAAATAAAATTGGCATTAAAAAAGTAAGTGATTTGTACGATTTATCCAGAAATAATTTGAGAGAATTGTTCGGTAAGTTTGGTGAAGTAATCTACGATAGAATTCGAGGCATTGATGAAAGACAGTTGGATTTGTCGAGAATTAGAAAATCTATCGGAGTGGAGTATACTTTTGAACGTGATTTGAAAAATTACAATGAATTATTAAATAAAGCTAGTGAGTTCAGCGAAGAATTAAGTGATGATCTTCATAAGAAAAATATTAAAGCAAAAACTATTAGAATTAAAATAAAACTCAATGATTTTTCCGTGATTACAAAATCGATGACTTTAGAAGAATACATTAGTGATTCTAGCGATATTTTTAGGATTGTAAAGTATCTTGTGGTTAATACGAAGATAGAAAAGTCTGTGAGGCTTTTCGGAATTACGGCGGCAAACCTGAGCGACACGACTTTTGAGCAATTAAAATTTTTGTAGTAAAAAACTTTACACAATACCTTGCAATATATACTACCGTGTATTATAATATAATCAGGAGGTAAGATATGAACACACAATTAAAAAAAGGGATTTTAGAATTATGTGTCTTATCAGTTATATCTAAACATGACAGCTACGGATACGAAATTATAGATCAGATAAAAGATAAGATACCAATGAGCGAGGGAACAATTTATCCGATGCTTAGAAGATTGAAGAATGATAAATACTTGGAAGATTACACTGAGCAATCAGAATCAGGTCCATCTAGGAAATACTATAAAATAACAGATGAAGGAAAAAAATATTTGCACTCACAACTTGAAGACTACAAGAAATTGGTTGAAAGTGTCAAGGTCTTGTTAGAGGAGGGTTTTTAAATGAATAAAGAACAATTTATGGAACTTTTAGATTACTATTTCAGAAATGTAGACGAAACTACTTACAAGGAAATCAAAAATGACTACGAAGAACATTTTAGAATCGGAGTTGAAAACGGAAAGACTGAAGAAGAGATTTCAACTGAATTAGGTAATCCAAGAGAAATTTTCAACGAATGTAAAGAAGCTGGAATTATCAGAGAAAATAACTTCTTTGGTATGTTTAACTTGGATAGCATTGGTGATTTCTTCAATTCTAAAATTTTCGATCAATCAAAAGACAAAGACTACGATTTGTCTCAACAAACATTGGAATTCGACAATGATTTCCACAGAATAGAAGTTAAATCAAATGCAGACATCGATGTGTCAACTCATGAATTGGATAAAATCATAGTAACTTACACTACAACTGATGAATCACAAAAGTTAGATGTTGATTACATGAATCACGTGTTGAAACTTGGCAAAGTTAAAATGGAAAAATTCTTCCAAAAAAGTTTCATCAAATCAATTTCTATTAAAATTCCACAAGACAGTGATTTGGGTTTGAATATCGCAACAGCAAGTGGAGATGTACATGTAGATGTTATTAGTAACGATGTTACTTGCAACACTTCAAGCGGCGATGTTGATATTACTACACAATCAAACAATGTAAATGTCAACACAGCAAGTGGAGATGTTCAAGTTTTCAAATGCAAAAAAGAAATCTACGTTAATACTGTAAGTGGTGATGTGAAGATAGTTTCTGAAAATCCTAAAATTACAGTGAACACAGTAAGTGGAGATATAAAAATCGATGTGGATGAAAATAAAGACTTGAATGTAAGGGGCGTATCGAGCGATATTAATATCAACATAAAAGAAAAGAAAGGTTCAATTGAACTTAGAACTGTCAGTGGAGAAATCAAAATCGACAGTTACTACAAGGATAGCTCCAAAAAAATCAGTAAATCTCACGACCAATCATTCACGAATGATGATGTAGAAATTAGTGCTGCAACAGTTAGTGGAAATATTACTGTAGATTAAATTACAAATTTACTGCAACGATTTTCGTTGCAGTTTTTTTATTGTAAATTTGCAGTTAAATATCATAATAAACAGAAAAAAACATTGAAAATATGATAAAATAGTAAGTAATATGGAGGAGAATAATTTTGAAAATAATAGTGACTTGTGCATTCGGTTTGGAGAGTTTAGTTAAAAGACAACTTTTGGATATGGGCTATGAAAATTTGAATGTAAACGACGGAAGAATAATACTTGAAGGCGATGAAAAAGATATCGCCAAACTAAATATAAATTTGAGATGTGCAGATAGGGTTCTAATTGAATTGGGTAATTTTAAGGCTGTATCATTTGAGCAACTTTTTAAAGGTGTGGAAAAAATTAATTGGTTAGAAATTTTAGAAGCGGATTCCAATTTTATTGTAGAGGGTAGAAGTTACAAATCAAAATTATTTTCTATTAAAGATTGTCAATCGATTACAGAAAAGGCGATTATCAAATCTCTTCAGAAGAAATACAAGGTGGATTGGTTCTCTAAATCAAAGGGAAGATTCAGAATTGAAGTTAGTCTAGTAAAAGATATTTGTTCGATAACTTTGGATACTTCGGGAGATGGACTTCACAAAAGAGGCTACAGGGAAGAATCGGTCCTTGCACCTATAAGAGAAAACTTAGCGGCAGGAATTATTGATTTGTCATTTGCAAACAGTGACAGACCTCTTGTGGATTTGTTCTGTGGTAGTGGAACTTTTGCGATAGAAGCTGCGAGAAAATTCAGAAATATTGCACCAGGGATTGACAGAAAATTCGATTTTATTAATTTTAATGATAAATTCAACGATGCCTACAAACAAGAGCGTACCAAAGCTTTGGAGAGCATTGATTACGACAAAAAGATTGATATTTTTGCAAGTGATGTGGATGGATCGGCAATCGAAAAGGCGATTGCAAATGCGGAAAATGCGGGAGTAAGAGAAGATATTAGATTTGTAACGAGAGATTTCAGAAATGTTGTGTTAAATGATAATTATTTCGTTTTAATATCTAACCCACCTTACGGAAAAAGGCTTGGCGAGAGACAAGAAGCTGAGAAGATTTATAAGGATTTGGGAATAAAAATGGCAAAATTCAAGACGGCTTCCCAATATATAATCACAGATTGCGAAGATTTTGAGAAATTTTACGGCAAAAAATCATCTAAAAATAGAAAGATGTACAACGGAAATATGAAGTGTTATTTGTATCAATATTTTGGTCCAAGACCTAAATAGGAGGAGATTTCCTTGGAGAAGAAATCAAGAGAAGGTGTTAGTGATTTCAAAGGATCTGATTATCAAGTTCTAAATTCGATGAAGGATTTAGTCAGAGTAATAGATAAAGATGGGGTTATAATATTTGCTAATAAAAGCATGATAAATTCAATGCCTATCAATCCTATAGGCGTGAACTGCTACTTGGATTACAGTGAAGATTTTCCAAAATGTTTGGCAGATAGAAAATACCGTTTGAACAGCACTATCAAAGAAAAAAGAAAAATAAATGGTGTGGACTATTCCATAACTTCTTCTCCAGTTAGAAATAAAGATGGAGAGGTTGTAAGTACCGTCGAGGTTTTCAGAGATATTTCAAAAGAGGTTAAAACTCAGATTGATTTGATTAATGCGAACAAGGACATTAAGGATGAAATAATCTTTGCAAAACACATTCAAAACAAAACTTTGCCTAGTAAGGGCGAGCATGTTGGGTTGGATTTGGATTACAGATATATTTCATCTAGGGATTTGTCTGGAGATATCATTGATTGCATCGACATTGATGAAAGATTTGTAGGAATTTATATTGCTGATGTTGTGGGCCATGGTATTGCGGCATCAATTCTTACGATGTTTATTAGACAGACAATGAGGTATTTGGTAAGTAGAATTACAGATTCTAGGCCAAAAAGAGTGTTGAAGGATTTAAACACAACATTTACCGAACTTAATTTATCTGTAGATAAGTATTTTACGATTTTTTACGGATTATACGATAGAAAACTAAAAATATTCTCGTATGCAAATGCTGGTCACAATGGGATTCCATTTTTGATTTCAAATGAGAAATTAGAAGAGTTAAAGGTTACGGGTCATCCTATTTCTCCAATGTTTGAAGGAATTGGCTTTACTCAAAGAGATATATTGCTATCCAGTGGCGATGAATTAATCATGTACACTGATGGAATAACTGAAACTAGAGGATTTGGGAACGAATTTTACGGCGAAGAAAGACTGAAAAGAGATTTAATGAAGGTTCCAGATAAAAGAATCGAATACGTGCTAAGCGAAGTGAATTCTTTTAGATTTTTGGAGCAAGATGATGATATTGTTTTAGTGAGCTTGAAGGTTCTATAGGAGGAAATATGTTTAAGCTAGATTTTTCAAATACGACAAGTCATAATTCTGTAGACACTTTAAAAACAGAATCCGTAAATGCTTTGGAAAAGCTTTTAAATAAAACCTGTGAAGGCAAGGAATTCACAGGATGGATTGATTTGCCAAAAAATTACGACCGCGAAGAATTTGAGAGAATTAAAAAATGTGCGAAGAAAATAAGAGAAACGTCTGATTGTCTAGTAGTTATAGGAATCGGCGGAAGTTATCTAGGAGCTAAGGCGATTGATTATGCGATGAGCAGCTATTTCGAAAAATCTGATATCGAAATTATTTACGCTGGTTTCCAATTGTCTTCTACTTATTTGTCTGAGCTTTTGGATTATTTGAAAGGCAAGGATTTTTGTGTAAATGTTATAAGCAAATCGGGGACTACTACAGAGCCTGCAATCGCTTTTAGATTTATCAAAGAATTGATGGAAGAAAAATACACGAAAGAAGAATTAAAGGACAGAATTTTTGCTACAACGGATAAACATAAGGGTGCATTGAAGGAATTGTCTGATATCAATGGTTACGAAACTTTTGTTGTGCCAGATGATATCGGTGGAAGATTTTCTGTGTTGACTTCTGTTGGATTGTTGCCACTTTGTGTAAAAGGCTTGGATATTGATAAATTAATGATGGGCGCAGAGAATGCGATGGAAGAGTTTACTAAACTTGATTATGAATCAAACTTTGCTTTGCAATACGCTTCATTTAGAAACAATATGTATCGCAATGGAAAAGACATCGAGATACTTGTCAATTACGAGATGAGATTGAAATATTTTTCCGAATGGTTCAAGCAATTATTTGCAGAATCTGAAGGTAAAAACAACAAGGGTTTATTCCCGATGATTTGTAATTTCACGACAGATCTTCATTCTGTTGGTCAAATGATTCAAGACGGACAAAAAAATGTGTTCGAGACAGTAATTTCTGTTGAAAATCCACAAAAAGATTTGTTTATAAAATCTGATGATGATAATTTGGATAATTTGAATTATTTGAGCGGAAAATCCGTGGATTATGTGAACAAGATGGCTATGCAAGGGACACTTAATGCGCATTTGTCGTCAAATGTTGAAAGTATTGTCGTCAAAATCGATACGATTAATGAAGAAAATCTAGGATATATGATTTATTTCTTTGAGATGAGTGTTGCGATTTCAGCGCTTGTTTTGGGAGTGAATCCTTTTAATCAACCAGGAGTTGAAGAATACAAGAAGCAAATGTTTAAATTATTAGAAAAGCCGGGTTATTAATATGAAAGAGAATTTAAAAAAAATAGTTTTGTATGAGAAAAGTTACGAGGTTTCGAAAATAATATTAGTTTTATTGACGTCTGTACTATTTTTGAAATGTGCGAAGGTTGACCATGTTTTTGTCAAATCGTTTTTTATAACGATACTTTCATTTGTACCTATAATTGGAGCAGGAGTGTATTTTGTTCCAGCAATCATTCTTAATTTATTAGAATCAAATACACTCAATTTGGCGATTTACGTGTGGTTGTTATTGGTAGTAATATGTATTGACAGAATACTCTACAGTGTTTTTTATGATTTGCCGTTTGATTACAGCCCGATATCTTATGTGATTATGGGAATGATTTTATATTTGATATTTGGGAAATACACATTGTTGGTGTTCGCACTTTCAGTGTGTGCAGTTACAGTGTACAACAACTACAACAAGTATAAGAAAACAAAAGTTTTTTATAAAAAAGCAACGTTTAATTTTATTGATTTGAAACAAATTATACAAGAGAAATAGAAATACGGAGGAAATAGTGGAAAAATTATTGATTGCAAGAGGAAACGAGGATATCGAACTTCTTTCAAATAAAGTGAACCAACATGGGCTCATCGTCGGAGCTACAGGAAGCGGAAAAACTGTTACATTAAAAGTGTTGTGCGAATATTTCTCCGATTTGGGAGTGCCAACTATTTTGTCGGATGTAAAGGGAGACTTGTCAAACTTGGCATCTGTAGGTGAAATGAACGACAACTTGAAATCCAGACTAGATGAAATGAATATTACAGATTTTAATTTCAAAAACTATCCTGTGAATTTGTGGGATGTTTACGGAGAAGCTGGTCTTCCATTGAGAGTTTCAGTTTCTGAAATGGGTCCAATTTTGTTGTCGCAGATTTTGGATTTGAACGATACTCAAGCGGGGATTTTGAATATTGCATTCAGGGTTTCTGATGAAGAAGGACTTTTGCTTTTAGACATTAAAGATTTGCGTTCAATGCTTAATCATTTGTCAGACAACAGGGATGTTTATTCGAAAAAATACGGAAATATAACTACCCAAAGTATCAGTGCAATTATGAGAAAATTATTGTACATTGAAGATATGGGAGCTGATAAATTCTTGGGGGAACCAAGTTTGGATATAAAAGATTTGATGAAAACAGATTCTGATGGACGTGGATTTGTGAACATAATTTCTGCGGCGAAACTTATCAACGACAAAAATTTATATTCTATGTTTTTGTTGTGGCTGTTGTCAGAACTTTTCGAATCGCTACCAGAAGTGGGCAATCCAGAAATTCCAAAATTAGTATTTTTCTTTGATGAAGCACATTTGTTATTTGACAATGCAAACAAGATGATAATGGATAAAATCGAACAAGTTGTAAGACTTATTCGTTCAAAAGGTGTGGGAATATTCTTCATCTCGCAAAATCCACTCGACATTCCAGATTCGATTTCTTCGCAATTAGGAAATAGAATTGTGCATCAATTGAGGGCATTTTCTCCAAAAGAATTGAAGGCTGTGCAAAAAGTTTCTGAAACTTTCAGGGCAAATGCCGATATGAATGTAAAAGATGAAATTGTAAATTTGAGAACTGGTGAAGCGTTGATTTCATTCTTGGACGAAAAAGGAGCACCAAGTATTACGAAAAAAGGACTCGTTCTTCCGCCGCATTCGTCATTTACACCACTTTCTCAATCTGATGTTGATTATATCGTGAAAAACTCTGATTTGAATCAAAAGTATTCTCAATCAATTGACAGGGAATCTGCCTATGAAATATTGCAAAACAAATTACAAAATCAAATCAAAGAAGAGCCGGAAAAACCACAAAAAGCTAAAAAACAAGAGAAATCTGCGATAGAAGACTTCGCAACTAAAAGCATCAACTCGATGCTTGGTAGTTTTACAAGACAAATCGGACGAGATATCGCTCGTGGAATATTCGGATCAATTAAAAAGAGCATAAAATTTTAAAGAACCTCCCATTTGGGAGGTTTTTCATTTCTAGAAAATATTATTATTTTTCGGCACTTAATACTAATGGTCTGGAATTTTCTTTGTCAAATTCTGATTTGTTAAATCCGCCGTAGATTTTTACATTCTTAAAACCATTTTGTTCTACAAGTTTTACTAATTCGTCTGATATTATTGGAAATAAATTAACTTCGTTTTCAATTGATTTGTCATTTGCTGTCATTACTGTATTAAATCGTATGAAATCACCATTTCTGAAATATTTTCGTACAAATTCGACTTTTTCATTTTTGATAGTTGGAAGAGATCCCAAATAATCGTCATCAACTTGTAAAAATGGATAAAAGTTTATGATTTGGAGTACAAGATTTCCGTTTGGGTCTAACTTGTCGTAGCATTTTTTCAAAAACTCGTCGATTTTTTCTGTAGAATCCAAGTGGACCAAGGAATTTCCGATGCAATAAATCAAACCAAAATTGTCTTGCAATTGGTCGATATCTAGCATATTCATCAATTTAGCATCTATTTTGTTCTCTCTAATAGCTCTGTCGACGAATTTTTCTTCCAAATCAATTCCAATCACATCAAATCCATCATCTTGAAGTCTTTTTGCAACTTTTCCAGTCGCACACGCTACATCCAAGATTTTTCCGTGTGCAAGTTCTTTTAAAAAATTTATTTGCTTATCATTTGGTTGGAAAATATCCTCGTAATTATCTGAAATTGAATCGTAAAATTTGCTCATATCATCACCTCAATGTATATATACCCAAATAATTGTTACAATTTTATAAAGTTGTCATAATTTTGTAATAATTTCAAATCCTATGATATAATTAGATAAATGAGGTGGAATTTTGATACACAATAATCACGATAGATTTCTTGAAGAAAAAAGAAAACGAGCGGTTAAAAGAAGACTTCTTGTTTGCGTTTTTCTTCTGATAATTCTATTTTCAATCATAAAAGTAAAAAAAGACAGGCAAGAGTATGCAGAAGAACAAAAACAAGCTGAGATTGCTCACGAGAAAAAGGCATCTCAACAACAATCGGACTCTGAAGAAAAACCTGTGGAAAAAGAAAAAACCGACGAAGAAGTTTTTGAAGAAATTAGAAAAAACGAAAATATTTTTTCGAATACTTTTAAGAGGAATGAATTGTTGCATAATTTGGAAATTTACGCGAAGTACAATCCGAATGCAAAGCTAGTTATGAAAAACGCTGATGACATTCATCCATCGTTATTGAAACTTGCAGGAAATAACTATACTGCGGTAAATTTCGTAGCAAAAACTATAGATCCAACAGTCAAAAACGAGTATTCTTATACTGAAAAAGCAAACAACTCGAATGTGCCATTGTATTTGCAATGGGACAAGAGATGGGGATATGAAAAATACGGCTACGGAATTATTGGATTTACAGGATGCGGTCCTACAAGCTGTGCGATGGCGATGTCTTATTTGAAAAACGACCCTTCAATTACTCCTGCAAAAATAGCAGAAGAAAGTGATCGTAACGGATTTTCGTCATCAGAGGGAACAAGCTGGGGATTTTACCCTTACATTGCACGAAAATACGGATTAAAAGCTGTGCAAATGGATGAAAATTATAATGTTATAAAAGAAAATGTAAAAAAAGGAAATCCGATTCTTATTTCTGTAAGACCTGGAGATTTTACACGAACGGGTCATGTCATGGTGATTTCGGGAATGGATTCAAATGGAAATATTATATTAAATGATCCAAACAGTTTTATCAATTCACAAAAAACTTGGAAATACGATAGATTAAGACCACAAATCAAAGCAATGTGGGTTTTTAGTAATGGAGTATAAATGAAAAAATACACGAAATACAAAAAAGATCTTGAATATTCTTATACAATGGGACCTTTTCCAACTTATGAACTTATTGAAAATAAGGCTGAT encodes:
- a CDS encoding ABC transporter permease: MKEVKVTEEKLEEYKDLAHDNPTGFKVIVNEFKKDKLAIISLVVLAVLWIGIFVGAMLLDKKQVMMVDIMNSYVPPGEAGHILGTDQGGRDLFGQLIIGARNSIVIGIAVTVLTSAIGIVVGLLIGYYGGWLDNIIMRIIDFIQILPTMMIIIVFVTIVPKYSMFTFVMIFTVFYWTGMARLVRSKALAESKKDYVNASKTMGTSDLKTMFTGILPNISSILIVDMTLSFAGNIGIETGLSFLGFGLPPSDPSLGTLVSLARKPEVIQDKLYVWLPASLLILVMMLCINYIGQALRRASDAKQRKG
- a CDS encoding oligopeptide ABC transporter substrate-binding protein, whose product is MKKKFKSLLAIFLVLAFVLTGCGNSKKDSGKSSDSGSKQESSTGKKVNEENKGNIVGEKMGGGVVVENEGEPIKGGTFRVGIPTDSPFKGIFNNTLYDDNYDWNIIGPTMYTAANAGESLELRDSGAEKFEWDEKAKTATIKLSDSFKWNDGKPVTAKDIIINYLIIGHKDYPGVRYDDDMINIVGMEDYHAGKTKDISGVKEIDNKTVQIQFKEWVPSIKWGAGIWAEPNSYDQLKDIPVKDIISSDPVRKNPKSAGPFYISNVVPGQSVEFSANEHFWGGKPKIDKVVMERVPSSQILASLKAGKYDYIAGGAPSDTFKEISELKGYKVARFQDMAYTYLGFKLGKWDKAKGEVVVDPNAKMADVNLRKAMGYAVDNNAVGEKFYLGYRSQATSVIIPIFKDYFNTDLKGYNYDPEKAKKLLDEAGYKDVNNDGFREDKNGKPLVIKFASMAGGDIAEPLAKYYMQCWEQVGLKVELTGGRLIEFNAFYDKLKNDDPEIDVFQGAWSTGTNPDPSGLFSKNASFNYYRYTNPEMQKALDKISDGKTSDEDRAQAYKDFAKVMEDNVPLIPTLYREALSPINKRVKKFDFRYVQDLNKDDFRWNQIELTAEEPLKE
- a CDS encoding DNA polymerase IV, which produces MDLNFLHFDLDAFFASCEILDNPKLKHVPMVVGGRSQRGIITTANYEARKYGLHSAMPIFQAKKIVPNLVIVAPDFEKYRRNSEKVFKVLSSFSNKIQKMSIDEGCMDISHIRMDRLELANLIQENVRIKTGLSISIGISYNMSLAKLASDWNKPHGIKIITQDDIPNILLDLKVGKIQGIGRKSEEKLNKIGIKKVSDLYDLSRNNLRELFGKFGEVIYDRIRGIDERQLDLSRIRKSIGVEYTFERDLKNYNELLNKASEFSEELSDDLHKKNIKAKTIRIKIKLNDFSVITKSMTLEEYISDSSDIFRIVKYLVVNTKIEKSVRLFGITAANLSDTTFEQLKFL
- a CDS encoding PadR family transcriptional regulator: MNTQLKKGILELCVLSVISKHDSYGYEIIDQIKDKIPMSEGTIYPMLRRLKNDKYLEDYTEQSESGPSRKYYKITDEGKKYLHSQLEDYKKLVESVKVLLEEGF
- a CDS encoding DUF4097 family beta strand repeat-containing protein; its protein translation is MNKEQFMELLDYYFRNVDETTYKEIKNDYEEHFRIGVENGKTEEEISTELGNPREIFNECKEAGIIRENNFFGMFNLDSIGDFFNSKIFDQSKDKDYDLSQQTLEFDNDFHRIEVKSNADIDVSTHELDKIIVTYTTTDESQKLDVDYMNHVLKLGKVKMEKFFQKSFIKSISIKIPQDSDLGLNIATASGDVHVDVISNDVTCNTSSGDVDITTQSNNVNVNTASGDVQVFKCKKEIYVNTVSGDVKIVSENPKITVNTVSGDIKIDVDENKDLNVRGVSSDININIKEKKGSIELRTVSGEIKIDSYYKDSSKKISKSHDQSFTNDDVEISAATVSGNITVD
- a CDS encoding THUMP domain-containing class I SAM-dependent RNA methyltransferase, whose protein sequence is MKIIVTCAFGLESLVKRQLLDMGYENLNVNDGRIILEGDEKDIAKLNINLRCADRVLIELGNFKAVSFEQLFKGVEKINWLEILEADSNFIVEGRSYKSKLFSIKDCQSITEKAIIKSLQKKYKVDWFSKSKGRFRIEVSLVKDICSITLDTSGDGLHKRGYREESVLAPIRENLAAGIIDLSFANSDRPLVDLFCGSGTFAIEAARKFRNIAPGIDRKFDFINFNDKFNDAYKQERTKALESIDYDKKIDIFASDVDGSAIEKAIANAENAGVREDIRFVTRDFRNVVLNDNYFVLISNPPYGKRLGERQEAEKIYKDLGIKMAKFKTASQYIITDCEDFEKFYGKKSSKNRKMYNGNMKCYLYQYFGPRPK